The DNA window AAATTCCGTTATCGTCAACCTGATCAAGGGGTTACCTTGATCCCGCAGAAGGATGGTACACTCTTGGTACAGTTCGATGTACCTCAGAAAGCCATTACACCAGGACAAGCAGTCGTCTTCTTCAATGGTGAAGAATGTCTTGGCGGCGGTACAATTGAAGCGCCAGAGAAAGTACAAGCATAGTTTTATTTGTATCGTCTCAGGAAAAAGTACAAATTAAGCATCAACATAAAGCCAGCATTCACAATCTCTTGTGAAATGCTGGCTTTCCTGTTAAATCACTATTCTTGACGACGCCGTAATTCTTGATTGTGCTTGATCTTACTCTCGTTCCCTTGCTCCGTCGCTTCATAAAAAACCTTGTCAGCTAGATTCGCTGGCAAATAGTCCTGCTTCACATAGTGTCCAGGATAATTATGCGGATACTTATAGCCTACATGGCCCAGCTTCACTGACCCTTTGTAATGTCCATCTCTCAGGTGCAGCGGCACTTCGGCAGACTTAACATCCTCCATCGCAGACATCGCCTTTGAAATTGCTGAGACAACACCATCTGACTTCGGACTTTCGACAGCGAATAGAATCGCCTGAGCGATGTTAAGCCTCGCTTCAGGCCACCCATTGTTACGATAGGCCTCCAATGCGCTCACTGCTTGTACCATTGCCTGAGGATTCGCTAGACCTATATCTTCACTACTCGCAGCAATCAGACGTCTGATAAAGGTCATCGGATCCATTCCGAGCTTCTCAACAGCATAGAGGAACCAGAATAGTGCCGCATCACTAGACCCGCGAATACTCTTATGAAATGCTGAGAGAATATCGTATTGCGTTGATTCGTCCGCCTTCACAATGGGCCGCCGAATCGATTCTTCAGCCACGTCCAACGTAATATGAATGCTGCCGTTCTCCTGCGGAGGCGTTGTTAGGGCTGCCAATTCCAAGGCATTTAACGCCCGTCTGATATCGCCGTTAGCCATGGTTGCGATATGCATAAGTGCTTCTTCATCAACTTCCAAATTCATAAAACCCAGCCCTTTATCACGATCCTTCAGCGCGCGGGTCATCGCAATCAAAGAATGCTCCTTCGTCAATGGTTCCAGCTGGAACAGTGTTGAGCGACTCATCAAAGCGCCATTCACGTAATGGAACGGATTTTCCGTCGTGGCACCGATAAAGGTAATTGTACCTTTCTCTACCGCAGGTAATAGGGCATCCTGCCGCGAACTGTTGAAACGATGTACCTCGTCCAGGAACAGAATTGTTTTCGTCCCATAGAATGACTTATCGCTTTGTGCCTTTTGGATAACCTCCCTAACATCCTTTACTGAGGCATCCACCGCATTAAGCCTTACAAATTCGCTCTTCGTATGATTGGATATAATATGGGCTAACGTTGTTTTTCCACACCCGGGAGGTCCATATAACAAAATAGAGGACACTTGGTCCGCTTCAATGGCCCGGCGGAGTAGTTTTCCTTGGCCAAGTATAGCTTCCTGACCAATATATTCATCCAGAGAGAGGGGTCTCATCCGATCTGCTAGCAACCGTCCGGAGTGATTACTTTCTTCTTGTCCATAGGAGAATAAATCCATTTCAATCCCTTCCTTCGTATCCTCTATTTTAACATAGCATAAGTAAAAAACATTTATAATCGTTCTTTCACTTCCATCCCAACATCAGATATGAGTTAATATAGATGTCGGGCCGACAAAGTACTGGAAAGGGGGCTGATGAAAGTGATTTCAGTGAGTGAGGTGATCTCCGCATAACGCGGAGATCCATAGCTAGGGGGCTCTTTAGCCCCCTTATTTCCGTTGATGTTAATTTATGTTAAGATATATTCAAACTATTATTTAAAGCCGAAAGGGGGAGTTACGACCATGCGTACTTATCTTATCAATCCATTCAATGAAGGACAACGAAATAAGGAGGACCATGATCGTGAACTACAAAAATGGGAAGGATGTGCTTCCCCATAGGCTGCTGAAAGAACTGCAGCACTATATCCAAGGCGAGCTTCTCTACATCCCCAAGCCGGATCAAACTCGGGCCCTGTGGGGCGAACTGAGTGGATCACGGACAACTATAGCATTACGTAACAAAGAAATTTATGCTGAATATAACTCTGGACGTTCTGTTAAGGATCTGGCAGAGTCCTATCATCTGTCCGAGGAAAGTATTCGAAAGGTACTAACCAAACTTCGATCACACAGACAAGAGGTATCGTCTATTACGAAATAAGAAATAGAGCCAAGACCTTTAAGGTCTTGGCTTTTTGGTGTGTCTATGAAGTAGAGTAATGGTTGAGTATAATGATGATAATAGTGTTACAGTTATCCACTCGATTGGAAACAGAGGTGACTAAGTGACGAAAGATAACAAGACTTCTCCACAAACGGAGATCTCCCCTGAAATAAATACCAATACCAAGCTATGTGCATATTGCGGACAAAATAAACCCTTATCCCATTTCATCCGCAGAACAGGTAAACGCTCAAATAGAGGTTCTAGACGTGGAGCTTGTCGAAGCTGTCGTCAATTAAAAAAAGAACAACGTGCTATTACATCATCGGCGACAAATACTGAAATTAACCCTTCTACAGACACCACGTTCCAACCTAAACGCCTAATAAAACGTACGTTACCCGTCCCCCCACCAAGAGTAGACGGCCTGGATTTAGTTATACTCAAGCCAAACCGTCATGGATTAGTACGAATGAGGGGGCGCACAGATAACGGTCGCCGCTGGCAACAAGAAGTTGACTTCAATTTGGCTGTAATACTCGTCAAAGAGCACGCTGCTGTCGTTGTGAATAGACATACCATCCGCCGCATTTACAGCAACAAATCATTTCGACGTTATATTCTTGAGCGAGACAAACATACTTGTTTCTTCTGTGGTGAATATGGGGATACCATTGACCACCTATTGCCTCGGGCTAAGGGCGGACATACTACGCCAGCTAACTGTGTATGTGCCTGCAACTTATGCAATCAGAATAAAGCTGCCCGAAGCCTGGAGGACTTTATGGAAGATTCATCTGAACTATAACCCGTTCTCTGGAGTGTCAGTTGAAATATAATCCGGTAGTATATCTCCATGCAACAGCCAAAGCTCGTGTAATGCACGTGTACAACCGACATATAACAATTTGGCATCGCCGGGCCCATAATGGCCAGTATCTACGTCCGTCAGGATAACAGCATCGAACTCTAGACCTTTAGATAAATATACAGGGAGCACTGAGATACCTCCTGCGTATTGCCCTTTATCGCCATCAATGAGATGTACCTCGATGCCTTGGTCTATAAGGTATTCATATAGCTGCTTAGCCTCTTGTAATGTACGGGTCAGCAAGGCAGCTGTGCGGTAAGAACCGGAAAGAGCGACCTCAAGTACCTGAGAGATCGACGTTTCGCGGTGATCTCCTACAGCTGATTGCAGTCGTACGGGATCACCACTACGGAATACAGGTACGGCTAGCAATTCTGCACCCACACCCCGCTTCAAAATTTCATTAGCAAACTCAATAATTTCCATCGTCGAACGATAGCTTCGTGTGAGAGCAAAGTATGCCGTCTCCTCCGGCCGGAACAGACTCGCCATCTCATCCCAACTCTGAACCCCTTTGTAATAATGAATCCCCTGTGACAAATCACCTAGGATCGTGAACGAATGTCCTTTAACAAACCGATCTAACACTAGAACCTGAAACGGTGAGAAGTCCTGAGCCTCATCAATGACAACATGATCAAAAGTCATGTGACCCTCTATTTCATTAATGCATGTAAAAAGATATAGAAGAGCGGCTAAATCCTCTTCTTTCATCGTTTGTTTCTTTAAATAGGTCTGAGTTTCCTTCCAAATACTCTTGGGGATATACTCCGACATATCTGGGAATCCAGCATTCATGCTCTTTTTAGCGCGAAAAAGCTCCTGATATAGAGACACAGGTTCCAATTCAGGCCACTTTTTGGCGTAAGCCTTTTCTCGTTGCTGTGCTTTCTTCTTCCGCTCTTTCATCGCCGCAAGAGAAGGAGACTTCTTCAGCTCCATCTCGATCCAGCGGTGAATTCGTGACAACACTCGTTCTTTGCGTCTTGCTACCGGATAGTGCCTGTATTCGCCTTCAAACCATTGAAGGATGTCTGCATGGGAGAGAACTGCTCCTTCCCAAGGTTCAAAATCCAATGGAGGTACACAGTAAGATTCGATATTTTCTAGAAAAGCATCAAGAATTCCCTTGAATTTCAGTGAACCTTTGAACCTACCGGG is part of the Paenibacillus segetis genome and encodes:
- a CDS encoding replication-associated recombination protein A → MDLFSYGQEESNHSGRLLADRMRPLSLDEYIGQEAILGQGKLLRRAIEADQVSSILLYGPPGCGKTTLAHIISNHTKSEFVRLNAVDASVKDVREVIQKAQSDKSFYGTKTILFLDEVHRFNSSRQDALLPAVEKGTITFIGATTENPFHYVNGALMSRSTLFQLEPLTKEHSLIAMTRALKDRDKGLGFMNLEVDEEALMHIATMANGDIRRALNALELAALTTPPQENGSIHITLDVAEESIRRPIVKADESTQYDILSAFHKSIRGSSDAALFWFLYAVEKLGMDPMTFIRRLIAASSEDIGLANPQAMVQAVSALEAYRNNGWPEARLNIAQAILFAVESPKSDGVVSAISKAMSAMEDVKSAEVPLHLRDGHYKGSVKLGHVGYKYPHNYPGHYVKQDYLPANLADKVFYEATEQGNESKIKHNQELRRRQE
- a CDS encoding CD3324 family protein, whose amino-acid sequence is MNYKNGKDVLPHRLLKELQHYIQGELLYIPKPDQTRALWGELSGSRTTIALRNKEIYAEYNSGRSVKDLAESYHLSEESIRKVLTKLRSHRQEVSSITK
- a CDS encoding HNH endonuclease, with translation MTKDNKTSPQTEISPEINTNTKLCAYCGQNKPLSHFIRRTGKRSNRGSRRGACRSCRQLKKEQRAITSSATNTEINPSTDTTFQPKRLIKRTLPVPPPRVDGLDLVILKPNRHGLVRMRGRTDNGRRWQQEVDFNLAVILVKEHAAVVVNRHTIRRIYSNKSFRRYILERDKHTCFFCGEYGDTIDHLLPRAKGGHTTPANCVCACNLCNQNKAARSLEDFMEDSSEL
- a CDS encoding HelD family protein, which codes for MEDFQSAYQEEKARLDRTLEEIEKQLIALRSIPEYTGHDFTEQVLEASRQSEREQLERSFREPYFGRLDFGEQGKPGTPYYIGKLGVGDPGGKEPIVIDWRAPLASLFYSFTGGESASYEAPEGMIEGLVYLKRNVVIRKGILERVADTYNRDSEGPAVSDEFLVYRLGENKDNRLRDIVSTIQAEQDLIIRAAKNTALIIQGVAGSGKTTVALHRLAFLLYQYKEQITAERMIIFAPNHMFIDYISEVLPELGVGDIQQSTYSDWAAQILGLDTPPQDGSETLTHWFDVTNTKLGRLNDDELPGRFKGSLKFKGILDAFLENIESYCVPPLDFEPWEGAVLSHADILQWFEGEYRHYPVARRKERVLSRIHRWIEMELKKSPSLAAMKERKKKAQQREKAYAKKWPELEPVSLYQELFRAKKSMNAGFPDMSEYIPKSIWKETQTYLKKQTMKEEDLAALLYLFTCINEIEGHMTFDHVVIDEAQDFSPFQVLVLDRFVKGHSFTILGDLSQGIHYYKGVQSWDEMASLFRPEETAYFALTRSYRSTMEIIEFANEILKRGVGAELLAVPVFRSGDPVRLQSAVGDHRETSISQVLEVALSGSYRTAALLTRTLQEAKQLYEYLIDQGIEVHLIDGDKGQYAGGISVLPVYLSKGLEFDAVILTDVDTGHYGPGDAKLLYVGCTRALHELWLLHGDILPDYISTDTPENGL